A DNA window from Seriola aureovittata isolate HTS-2021-v1 ecotype China chromosome 8, ASM2101889v1, whole genome shotgun sequence contains the following coding sequences:
- the nexmifb gene encoding neurite extension and migration factor: MDVLTDSSLTLIVKTSEPENANVLENTGVCEQGGDLSLCGLVDAALPPSSPPPAAETSQQACSTHQRTTPSSPTLPLPIGTDPSLGLTVAPCPASDDSPTVVPHLHHTPTPTSLPTPDLTSWGSTGETQKTPLPLPIALPLSATMMEPGTVSALTEECLLQPSRTCLGCFIETRDATDPNSIQNPPHDPNANPDTESGLSVRIGDVSREDFSDINNISIQCLSHAGEAVSHYGEQLLSDQLLSFPLPKAPGEGKRVDGNKTTEDCDDPEDDATAKNLYEGLLLDKVSGEEVLLANAGQDWGYFESFISESKMELLDLCSKNELSVNLFSEEDVDNLFDDEDDDSTLSSDVCSLKIRYESFQDNMREKTNVLQEETQFNFFPSVLANCAKKEEGVGVLRRSAEELQPKTDELILETGQEGKAGDCSGRSPLDGSQGSPMSTPKVNYLMDFNSTEESGEFSDDSSCTGSSSDTLQEGKFKKGHSKRFLSPSNPLNYGLRSKRKVRYSDDYLYDVDSLESEKNAEKKEKAPAGQKEEEDVDWCPKKRRKSCRKEPPVVIKYIIINRFKGERLMSVKLGKLDPVDATVSLTADSVSKYETLAPLKDFWQERQRERQEQLKLAARDKQQRGFHLNGRHHRPFNSSHPKRKYKIANRLKVQRIHAVEQSATAQGSPLSDQGQGGVTKEEATPTVGGIIAAPGLPVTLDTNSITHTVTAKSRSQEREEREGRRLGGNKTVRIRKFKSEARLRSKKMKEAEGEEGRSVTNETDACVAAAQIEDPTAGLEEAGISSTTVKPHFSDSTATAHTTEEKFPFVSSTCSPDKASSSEEVEAGVPVIPGGYLQTLLDATDSSGGATISYFPQQPSRQQYPLALSLEEKQFSSLQLAQSCVLSPPSESELQQSPQNCPSFPQMWHPQLCASHSQSFGPETPETPILPNNFPGAVPLNDSLPVSNYSQLSPEADRLLYEKSYLTEAGLQPGADLQVCQTVCVEGQVQYQRGSLCTDNGRLISYDSVGSLSASSSNYSSLSLKSCEREGEEEGRDSFLAHCSPKVVIQQSVDALTPLRESSDLLDISNFTPDKFRHSSLSELSPPETPNLSPQVVGREMKIAGNVGEFQDVNDMTMDCNREVKWNCDVMQQQEHTANAYTVEESQFPLHNFNSQDVLGLDKKELGVTEFDEQTGEMLPGAKSIKSKRKGNCKQTAAGQSPKKVRAPRAPKSEKVKTPKQNSRSTKKIKAMLEGKAAKNQAGGCGTGLTDSSSTGDWSGTGWSESNSLVGDDQREFEEPSNILSNIVSGMAEVQRFMMASIEPLWNPMSEACMPSEANSLNLKTLKILAGTEADLKKKGAVLTGAGRGRKAGGKGVKNQAKFNPSHPLFPQLALGCNMFDKPNFINPGPAHKKLYRHKTSAKFPRIETLKGKRGERDPNKDIALMTSFEKLR, from the coding sequence GGGTATGTGAGCAGGGTGGTGATCTGAGTCTGTGCGGGCTCGTTGATgctgctctccctccatcctcacctcctcctgccGCAGAGACTTCCCAGCAGGCCTGCTCAACACACCAGAGGACCACGCCTTCATCGCCAACCCTCCCCCTGCCCATTGGCACTGACCCCTCTCTGGGCCTAACAGTGGCCCCCTGCCCTGCCTCCGATGACTCTCCAACTGTAGTCCCCCACCTTCACCACACTCCCACTCCTACATCACTTCCCACCCCAGATTTAACTTCCTGGGGCTCAACAGGAGAGACCCAGAAAACTCCCCTTCCGCTGCCCATTGCCCTCCCTCTGTCAGCTACAATGATGGAGCCTGGCACTGTGTCTGCCCTGACAGAGGAGTGTCTTCTTCAGCCTTCCCGCACCTGCCTCGGCTGCTTCATTGAAACCCGTGATGCTACTGACCCTAATTCCATCCAGAACCCGCCTCATGACCCTAACGCCAACCCTGACACAGAGTCCGGGCTAAGCGTAAGGATAGGGGATGTGAGCCGAGAGGACTTCTCCGacatcaacaacatcagcaTCCAGTGCCTGAGCCATGCGGGGGAGGCAGTGAGTCACTACGGAGAACAACTCCTCTCTGACCAGCTACTTAGCTTTCCTCTGCCGAAAGCCCCAGGTGAGGGCAAGAGAGTggatggaaacaaaacaacagaggatTGTGATGATCCAGAGGATGATGCAACAGCTAAGAACCTGTATGAGGGACTGTTACTGGACAAAGTGAGCGGAGAGGAGGTTCTGCTGGCTAATGCCGGTCAGGACTGGGGCTATTTTGAGTCCTTCATCAGTGAGAGTAAGATGGAGCTGCTGGACCTTTGTTCTAAGAACGAACTGTCAGTCAACCTCTTCTCTGAGGAAGATGTTGACAATCTATTTGATGATGAGGACGATGATTCAACTTTAAGCAGCGATGTCTGTTCGCTGAAGATTCGTTATGAGTCTTTCCAGGACAacatgagggaaaaaacaaatgtgctcCAGGAGGAGACACAGTTCAACTTCTTCCCTAGTGTCCTGGCCAACTGTGccaagaaagaggaaggagtgGGAGTATTGAGGAGGAGTGCTGAGGAGCTTCAGCCTAAAACTGATGAGCTCATCCTGGAGACAGGACAGGAAGGAAAGGCTGGGGACTGCAGTGGTAGGAGCCCCCTTGATGGCTCCCAGGGCTCACCCATGTCCACTCCCAAAGTCAATTACCTAATGGACTTCAATTCTACAGAGGAGTCGGGAGAATTCAGCGATGACAGCTCCTGCACTGGCTCCTCCTCAGACACCCTGCAGGAGGGCAAATTTAAAAAGGGCCACTCAAAGAGATTCCTCAGCCCCTCCAACCCTCTTAACTACGGCTTGCGCTCCAAGAGAAAGGTTCGATACAGTGATGATTACTTGTATGATGTTGACTCGCTCGAGAGTGAGAAGAACgcagagaaaaaggagaaagctCCTGCTGgtcagaaagaggaggaggatgttgaCTGGTGCCCCAAAAAACGTCGGAAATCCTGTCGCAAAGAGCCACCCGTGGTCATCAagtacatcatcatcaacaggtTTAAAGGAGAGAGACTCATGTCAGTGAAACTGGGCAAGTTAGACCCTGTGGATGCTACTGTGAGCTTAACCGCCGACTCAGTAAGCAAATATGAGACACTGGCTCCTTTGAAGGATTTCTGGCaggagaggcaaagagagagacaggaacagCTTAAGCTGGCTGCCAGAGATAAACAACAACGAGGTTTTCATCTAAACGGACGCCATCATCGCCCTTTTAATTCTAGTCATCCCAAAAGGAAATACAAGATTGCAAACAGGCTTAAGGTTCAGAGGATTCACGCTGTGGAGCAATCAGCAACAGCACAGGGCTCCCCTCTCTCTGATCAGGGCCAGGGAGGTGTCACTAAAGAGGAGGCCACCCCCACGGTAGGGGGAATAATAGCAGCCCCAGGCCTCCCAGTCACATTAGACACAAACTCCATCACGCACACAGTCACGGCCAAGAGCCGCTcccaggagagagaggagagggaggggaggagattgggaggaaataaaacagtcaGGATAAGGAAATTCAAAAGCGAAGCCAGGCTGAGgagcaagaaaatgaaagaggcagaaggagaggaggggaggagcgTGACAAATGAAACGGATGCCTGTGTTGCTGCAGCACAGATTGAGGACCCTACTGCTGGGTTAGAAGAGGCAGGCATTAGCTCTACTACAGTCAAACCCCATTTCTCTGACAGTACCGCCACTGCTCACACAACTGAGGAGAAATTCCCCTTTGTTTCGTCCACCTGCTCTCCTGACAAAGCTTCCTCCTCAGAGGAAGTGGAAGCGGGTGTCCCTGTCATCCCGGGGGGCTACCTGCAGACCCTGTTAGATGCTACAGACTCGTCTGGTGGAGCAACTATCTCTTATTTCCCCCAGCAGCCCTCTAGGCAGCAGTATCCTCTGGCGCTGTCCCTGGAGGAGAAACAGTTTTCGTCTCTGCAGCTCGCTCAGAGTTGCGTCCTCTCGCCTCCTTCTGAATCCGAGCTCCAGCAGTCTCCGCAGAACTGCCCCAGCTTCCCCCAGATGTGGCACCCACAGCTTTGCGCAAGTCACAGCCAGAGCTTTGGGCCAGAGACGCCTGAGACTCCCATCTTACCCAACAACTTCCCCGGTGCTGTGCCCCTGAACGACAGCCTGCCAGTGTCTAACTACAGCCAGCTGAGCCCTGAGGCTGACAGGCTGCTTTATGAGAAGAGCTACCTGACTGAGGCTGGGCTGCAGCCCGGGGCAGATCTGCAAGTGTGTCAGACTGTCTGTGTGGAGGGCCAGGTGCAATACCAGAGAGGGTCCCTGTGCACAGACAACGGCAGGCTCATCAGCTATGACTCAGTGGGCTCTCTGTCAGCCTCCTCTAGCAATTACAGCTCCCTCAGCCTCAAGTCTTGTGAGcgggagggtgaggaggagggccGAGACAGCTTCTTAGCTCATTGCAGTCCTAAAGTGGTGATTCAGCAGAGTGTAGACGCCCTTACCCCACTCAGGGAGTCCTCAGACCTGCTGGATATCTCCAACTTCACCCCTGACAAGTTTAGACACTCATCACTGTCAGAGCTTTCCCCTCCCGAGACCCCCAACCTGTCCCCCCAGGTGGTGGGGCGTGAGATGAAGATAGCAGGGAATGTTGGAGAATTCCAGGATGTGAATGATATGACTATGGACTGCAACAGGGAGGTAAAGTGGAACTGTGACGTTATGCAGCAACAAGAGCACACAGCAAATGCATACACAGTGGAAGAAAGCCAGTTTCCACTGCACAACTTCAACAGTCAGGATGTGTTAGGTTTAGATAAAAAGGAGCTGGGAGTAACCGAATTCGACGAACAGACTGGTGAGATGCTGCCTGGTGCGAAAAGCATTAAGTCAAAGAGGAAAGGCAATTGCAAACAGACAGCTGCAGGACAGAGCCCAAAGAAAGTTAGAGCTCCCAGAGCTCCCAAGTCAGAAAAGGTCAAGACCCCTAAACAGAACTCGCGTTCCACCAAAAAGATAAAGGCCATGTTAGAGGGGAAGGCAGCAAAGAACCAGGCAGGTGGTTGTGGCACAGGCCTGACTGACAGTAGCAGCACTGGGGACTGGTCTGGTACCGGCTGGTCAGAGAGCAACAGTCTGGTAGGGGACGACCAGAGAGAATTCGAGGAGCCCTCCAATATTCTGTCCAACATTGTCTCTGGCATGGCTGAGGTCCAAAGGTTCATGATGGCCTCCATTGAGCCACTGTGGAATCCCATGTCGGAGGCCTGTATGCCCTCCGAGGCCAACAGCCTCAACCTAAAGACCCTCAAAATCTTGGCAGGCACAGAGGCTGACCTGAAGAAAAAAGGAGCCGTGCTAACGGGGGCTGGGAGAGGCAGAAAGGCTGGGGGAAAGGGAGTAAAAAACCAGGCCAAATTCAACCCCTCTCATCCCTTATTCCCCCAACTAGCTCTGGGCTGTAACATGTTTGATAAACCCAACTTTATTAACCCTGGGCCTGCACACAAAAAGCTGTACCGCCACAAGACCAGTGCAAAGTTTCCTCGGATTGAGACACTGAAGGGGAAGCGAGGTGAGAGGGACCCAAATAAGGACATAGCACTGATGACCTCTTTTGAGAAACTGAGGTAA
- the rlim gene encoding E3 ubiquitin-protein ligase RLIM yields MEGSDSLDQSGSDQPESQRRRQLDRLDREEAFYQFVNNLSDEDYRLMRDNNLLGTPGEVTEDELFNRLQQIKDGPEQQNNTPSAETGEDPVVQPESSEDPASGDSLLDWLNTVRRTGNTTRTGHRGNQSWRAVSQTNPNSGDFRFSLEISVNRNLAEQQAAAEGEQESPEESPEGQEVGANAEPQVPMETEVVEEPVVEELAVIVEPEPELEEVVSQEILGEPPSSPAAPPVQPPLSPSPRRGQRRARSRSPEPRRTRARTARSRSPLSLDQLDGLANLRQAHSSQGPNTATSAPPVPQVEGSSRTRQHVLSRQSTADSDVQPPRAVAELVPEAQNVESQEGEAAGGEGGGEGGAAGRRPPTIMLDLQVRRVRPGEYRQRDSIASRTRSRSQNSNNTFLYESERGGFRRTFSRSERAGVRTYVSTIRIPIRRISDAGLGEATSMALQSMIRQIMTGFGELGYLMDSDSDSSDSNRGANTPSDLGEALNNPDATPAAAPAADVDEPPVAAGVRARTVETDTVEGLATVPPASGGRARPRPPISLEEPSSLPFLRLAHFFLLNDDDEDQPQGLTKEQIDNLSMRNFGESDALKTCSVCITEYAEGNKLRKLPCSHEYHVHCIDRWLSENSTCPICRRAVLVSANRESVV; encoded by the exons ATGGAAGGGTCTGACAGTCTAGACCAGAGTGGCAGTGACCAGCCAGAGTCACAACGCAGGAGGCAGCTGGACCGGCTGGATAGGGAGGAGGCCTTCTACCAGTTTGTCAACAATCTCAGTGATGAAGACTATCGTCTCATGAGAGACAACAATCTCTTAGGCACTCCAG GGGAGGTAACAGAGGACGAACTGTTTAATAGACTTCAGCAAATCAAAGATGGTCCAGAACAGCAGAATAACACACCCAGTGCTGAAACTGGAGAAGATCCAGTTG TACAACCAGAAAGCTCTGAGGATCCTGCCAGTGGGGATAGTCTCCTGGATTGGCTGAACACAGTGAGGCGCACAGGCAACACAACCAGAACTGGTCATCGTGGAAACCAGTCATGGCGGGCAGTCAGCCAGACTAACCCAAACAGTGGCGATTTTCGCTTCAGCCTTGAAATCAGTGTGAACCGTAACCTTGCTGAGCAGCAGGCGGCTGCTGAAGGGGAGCAGGAGTCTCCAGAGGAGTCTCCAGAGGGACAAGAAGTGGGGGCAAATGCTGAACCGCAGGTCCCCATGGAGACAGAAGTGGTTGAAGAACCAGTTGTAGAGGAGCTGGCTGTCATAGtggaaccagaaccagaactagAAGAGGTTGTTTCACAAGAGATTTTAGGAGAACCTCCCAGCTCGCCTGCTGCCCCACCAGTACAACCCCCACTTTCTCCGTCTCCACGCAGAGGACAAAGGAGAGCCCGGAGTCGCAGTCCGGAACCACGCAGGACCAGGGCCCGTACAGCAAGGAGCCGCTCTCCTCTCAGCTTGGATCAGCTGGATGGTCTTGCTAATCTACGTCAGGCTCACAGTTCTCAAGGCCCTAACACTGCCACCAGTGCGCCCCCTGTGCCTCAAGTGGAGGGCAGTTCACGGACTCGACAACATGTTCTTTCCAGGCAAAGCACTGCTGACAGTGATGTTCAGCCACCTAGGGCTGTTGCAGAATTGGTCCCAGAGGCCCAAAATGTTGAATCTCAGGAAGGAGAAGCTGCTGGGGGAGAAGGGGGTGGAGAAGGGGGGGCAGCAGGGCGCCGTCCCCCTACTATTATGCTTGATCTCCAGGTGCGTCGTGTGCGTCCAGGTGAATATCGGCAAAGAGACAGCATTGCCAGCCGCACCCGCTCGCGCTCCCAGAActcaaacaacacatttctttatGAGAGTGAGCGTGGTGGATTTCGTAGGACTTTTTCACGCTCTGAGCGTGCTGGTGTGAGGACCTACGTCAGCACTATTCGCATCCCTATTCGAAGAATCTCTGATGCAGGTTTAGGAGAGGCAACCTCAATGGCTCTCCAATCTATGATTAGGCAGATTATGACTGGTTTTGGTGAACTTGGCTACCtcatggattcagactctgattCTTCAGATTCAAACCGTGGAGCCAACACACCTTCAGATCTGGGTGAAGCCCTCAACAACCCGGATGctactcctgctgctgctcctgctgctgatgttgatgAACCACCTGTGGCTGCTGGAGTCAGAGCAAGGACAGTTGAGACTGATACGGTTGAGGGCCTTGCCACTGTTCCACCTGCTTCTGGTGGCAGAGCTCGACCGAGACCACCTATCAGCCTAGAGGAGCCCAGCTCATTGCCCTTCCTACGGCTCGCCCACTTCTTCCTCCTAAATGATGACGATGAAGACCAGCCCCAAGGACTGACAAAAGAGCAGATTGACAACCTCTCCATGCGCAACTTTGGTGAGAGTGATGCCTTGAAGACTTGCAGTGTCTGCATAACAGAGTATGCAGAAGGTAACAAGCTGCGTAAGCTGCCCTGTTCTCATGAGTACCATGTGCACTGCATCGATCGCTGGCTGTCTGAAAACTCCACTTGCCCCATCTGCCGCAGGGCTGTCCTGGTATCGGCCAATCGAGAAAGTGTGGTTTAG
- the glod5 gene encoding glyoxalase domain-containing protein 5 codes for MALRAVGSCLSHFQRNCFKIVSFQTRGDVRFKRSCPVEVSHLDHLVITVKSVPDTINFYTSVLGMEVVTFKGNRKALGFGQQKFNLHQLGQEFEPKAKYPTSGSADLCLITKTPLATVAEHLKDCGVKIEEGPVQRTGAVGTITSLYFRDPDNNLIEVSNYNQSTSEGSS; via the exons ATGGCGCTGCGGGCTGTTGGGAGTTGTTTGTCGCATTTTCAGAGGAACTGTTTCAAG ATTGTCTCCTTTCAAACACGAGGGGATGTCAGATTCAAAAGAAGCTGCCCAGTTGAAGTGAGCCATCTGGACCATTTGGTTATCACTGTGAAAAGTGTACCAGACACCATCAACTTTTACACCTCAGTCCTTGGCATGGAGGTTGTCACTTTCAAG GGAAACCGTAAGGCTCTGGGTTTTGGGCAGCAGAAGTTTAACCTTCACCAGCTGGGTCAGGAGTTTGAGCCAAAAGCCAAGTATCCAACCTCTGGATCTGCAGATCTGTGCCTTATAACCAAAACCCCTCTGGCTACAGTAGCTGAACATCTGAAG GATTGTGGAGTCAAGATAGAAGAGGGTCCAGTGCAGAGGACTGGGGCTGTGGGGACCATCACCTCACTGTACTTCAGAGATCCAGACAACAATCTCATTGAAGTGTCGAACTACAACCAGTCAACATCAGAGGGGTCTTCCTGA